A stretch of the Gossypium hirsutum isolate 1008001.06 chromosome D07, Gossypium_hirsutum_v2.1, whole genome shotgun sequence genome encodes the following:
- the LOC107953945 gene encoding uncharacterized protein: MLMMMLGAVQLGAAAACVVVLVPMGMAGWHLSRNKMLFFSGALFISLAICVHLTPYFPSVPDFVTSVSSAVVFDHRSSCINLVNEISWEVKPNASFHHFNNTQNSSSIADFYDKRWDWSDSYKLKACEFTKLSKSDASDLLNGSWVVIAGDSQARLFTLSLLNLILGPQSQRMDSVRADLFKRHSDYSVLVNETGMKLDFIWAPYVMNLTNLVMNFKTQKNCPDVMIMGAGLWHMLHFTNASDYDLHLHILKTQVVSLLPFSTELAMNEPVTGSVPIKSSHLFWLGMPVMINGMLNTEEKRAKMNDAMWHAYDKALGDSKLLRQTGGPLFLLDFQSLTWNCGPHCTSDGMHYDGAIYEAAVQIMLNTLLIESHQTL, translated from the coding sequence ATGTTGATGATGATGTTAGGGGCGGTGCAATTAGGAGCTGCGGCGGCGTGCGTGGTGGTTTTAGTTCCAATGGGAATGGCTGGTTGGCACTTGAGTCGTAACAAGATGCTCTTTTTCAGTGGTGCCCTTTTCATTTCTCTCGCCATTTGTGTTCATTTAACTCCTTATTTCCCTTCGGTTCCCGATTTCGTCACATCCGTCTCTTCCGCCGTTGTTTTCGATCACCGTTCTTCTTGTATCAATTTAGTCAACGAGATTTCTTGGGAAGTCAAGCCCAACGCTTCTTTTCATCATTTCAACAACACCCAGAATTCCTCTTCCATTGCTGATTTTTACGATAAGCGTTGGGATTGGTCCGATTCTTATAAGCTTAAAGCTTGTGAGTTTACGAAATTGTCTAAATCTGATGCTTCTGACTTGCTGAACGGCTCTTGGGTGGTCATCGCCGGTGATTCACAAGCACGATTGTTCACCCTCTCTTTGCTAAATCTGATTTTGGGTCCTCAATCTCAACGCATGGATTCAGTTCGAGCTGATTTGTTCAAAAGGCATAGCGATTACAGCGTTTTAGTTAACGAAACCGGTATGAAATTGGATTTCATTTGGGCACCTTATGTTATGAATTTGACCAATTTGGTGATGAATTTCAAGACCCAAAAGAATTGCCCTGATGTTATGATCATGGGTGCTGGTCTTTGGCACATGCTTCATTTCACCAATGCATCAGATTATGATCTGCACTTGCATATATTAAAAACTCAAGTAGTTTCCTTGTTGCCATTTTCAACTGAGTTAGCCATGAATGAACCGGTGACTGGCTCAGTCCCCATCAAGTCATCCCACCTGTTTTGGCTCGGGATGCCGGTGATGATCAATGGGATGTTGAACACAGAGGAGAAGAGGGCGAAGATGAATGATGCAATGTGGCATGCCTATGATAAAGCACTCGGTGATAGTAAGCTTTTACGCCAAACCGGTGGCCCTCTGTTTTTGTTGGATTTTCAGTCATTAACTTGGAATTGTGGCCCGCATTGTACATCTGATGGCATGCATTATGATGGAGCTATCTATGAAGCTGCTGTTCAGATTATGCTAAATACATTGCTTATTGAATCTCATCAAACTCTTTGA
- the LOC107953946 gene encoding expansin-A13 — translation MASSHFDEKDLIDSATSYFSDTNLIKLFNFPLLFSLLSLSFVLSLNKMSNPSSITATAALLLSLISTVTSHYSSSTFSSSPPAPQSTVWHSARATYYAASDPRDAVGGACGYGDLVKAGYGMATVGLSEALFQRGQICGACFELRCVDDLRWCIPGTSIIVTATNFCAPNYGFTAEGGGRCNPPNKHFVLPIEAFEKIAIWKAGNMPVQYRRIKCRKEGGVRFTIDGSGIFVSVLISNVGGAGDIAAVKIKGSRTGWLPMGRNWGQNWHINSDLRNQPLSFEVTNSDGLTLTSYNVAPKNWNFGQTFEGKQFEA, via the exons ATGGCAAGTTCACATTTTGATGAAAAAGATCTAATCGATTCCGCTACATCTTATTTTTCAGACACCAATCTAATTAAGCTCTTTAACTTTCCTCTTTTATTTAGTTTACTGTCTCTTTCCTTTGTTTTGTCTCTCAACAAAATGTCGAACCCATCTTCTATAACTGCAACTGCAGCTCTTCTTCTCTCACTCATCTCTACTGTCACTTCCCATTACTCTTCCTCCACCTTCTCTTCTTCCCCACCGGCGCCACAGTCCACCGTCTGGCACTCCGCACGCGCCACTTACTACGCCGCTTCGGATCCTCGTGACGCCGTCGGCGGTGCTTGTGGGTATGGAGACCTAGTCAAGGCTGGGTACGGTATGGCGACTGTGGGTTTAAGTGAAGCTTTGTTTCAGCGTGGACAGATCTGCGGTGCTTGTTTCGAATTAAGGTGTGTGGACGACCTGCGGTGGTGTATACCTGGGACATCTATCATTGTCACCGCCACAAATTTCTGTGCTCCAAATTATGGGTTCACGGCGGAAGGCGGTGGGCGTTGTAATCCTCCTAACAAACACTTTGTACTTCCCATTGAAGCTTTTGAAAAGATTGCTATTTGGAAAGCTGGCAACATGCCTGTCCAGTATCGAAG GATAAAGTGCAGAAAAGAAGGAGGTGTACGATTCACCATTGATGGCTCAGGGATCTTCGTGTCAGTTCTCATCAGCAATGTTGGAGGCGCTGGTGACATAGCTGCAGTTAAGATTAAAGGTTCAAGAACGGGGTGGTTACCGATGGGTCGGAATTGGGGACAAAATTGGCATATAAATTCTGATCTAAGGAATCAACCACTTTCATTTGAGGTCACTAATAGTGATGGTCTTACACTTACATCTTACAATGTTGCTCCTAAAAATTGGAACTTTGGCCAAACTTTTGAAGGAAAGCAATTCGAGGCCTAA
- the LOC107953944 gene encoding zinc finger BED domain-containing protein DAYSLEEPER-like: MLESSLYYKDVLDYWGQRDKDYQIFALSNEEWRNVVILCKFLKVFYDVTCIFSGSNYPTANLYFRGVWKVHKILLDTVKGSYSFLTPMVKQMQEKFNKYWAEYSLILSCAAILDPRYKLNYVQYCFNTIYGVHASDFVETILSNLRLLFDEYVKKSKSTSSSLGGSCNVSNKNPVDSGLDEHNDNSADFGGYFDESDDYKRYLNESSTRSEKSQLDIYLEEPELELNSQIDVLDYWSKSLIQYNELSLLARDLLAIPISTVASKSAFSMGKKVITPLRSSLKPKTVQAVVCLDDWMQVKGFSAEIGCKRTMRTMTTMRTMRMMMFLR; the protein is encoded by the exons ATGCTTGAATCTTCTCTTTACTATAAAGATGTGCTAGATTATTGGGGTCAACGAGATAAAGATTATCAAATATTTGCACTTTCTAATGAGGAGTGGAGAAATGTTGTTATTCTTTGCAAATTTTTGAAAGTCTTTTATGATGTGACTTGTATTTTTTCTGGTTCTAATTATCCGACGGCTAATCTTTATTTTAGAGGGGTTTGGAAGGTTCACAAGATCTTGCTTGATACAGTTAAAGGTTCTTATTCGTTTTTAACTCCAATGGTTAAGCAAATGCAAGAGAAATTTAATAAGTATTGGGCTGAGTATTCGTTGATATTGTCATGTGCTGCAATTTTAGATCCTCGTTACAAGTTGAATTATGTGCAGTATTGCTTTAATACAATCTATGGTGTTCATGCTTCAGATTTTGTTGAGACCATTCTTAGCAATCTTAGACTCTTATTTGATGAGTATGTCAAGAAATCTAAATCCACGTCTTCCTCTTTGGGTGGGAGTTGTAATGTTTCGAATAAAAATCCTGTTGATTCTGGTTTGGATGAACACAATGATAATAGTGCTGATTTTGGGGGATATTTTGATGAGAGTGATGATTATAAACGGTATTTAAATGAATCTAGCACTAGGAGTGAGAAGTCACAGTTGGACATTTATTTGGAAGAACCGGAGCTTGAGTTGAATAGTCAAATAGATGTTTTAGATTATTGGAGCAAAAGTTTAATTCAATACAATGAGCTTTCATTATTGGCTCGTGATCTTTTGGCAATTCCAATATCGACTGTAGCTTCCAAATCGGCTTTTAGCATGGGTAAAAAAGTTATCACACCTTTGAGGAGTTCACTTAAGCCAAAAACGGTTCAAGCCGTTGTTTGCTTGGATGATTGGATGCAAGTTAAGGGATTTTCAGCAG aaattggTTGCAAAAGGACAATGAGGACGATGACAACGATGAGGACGATGAGGATGATGATGTTTCTTCGGTAG
- the LOC107953943 gene encoding sucrose synthase 5, with the protein MTSTSTGKLSDSIADNIRNALKQSQSYMKRCFSKYMEKGKRVLKAHELRDEFEKVMDDKNETLGTMFSSAQEAVVTPPYVTFAVRPTPGCWEFVKVNSVDLSDVKQISSAEYLKLKETIADENWSKDENALEVDFEAFDFSMPKLTLASSIGKGLNFVSKYITSKLSGSVDNAQPLVDYLLSLEYQGEKLMINETLNTAAKLQLALIVAEVSLSDLPRDTPYQSIELRFKEWGFERGWGDTVERVHETIRSLSEVLQAPDPQNLEKLFSKLPTIFKVVIFSPHGYFGQSDVLGLPDTGGQVVYILDQVRAMEEELVLKIKSQGLNIKPQILVVTRLIPDARGTKCNQERESIIGTKYSQILRVPFRTETGILRRWVSRFDIYPYLETFAQDVTSKILDAMEGKPDLIIGNYTDGNLVSSLVASKLGITQATIAHALEKTKYEDSDIKWKELDPKYHFSCQFIADTIAMNAADFIIASTYQEIAGSKERPGQYESHAAFTLPGLCRVVSGINVYDPKFNIAAPGADQSVYFPYTETGKRFTSFHPAIEELLYSKVDNDEHIGYLADRKKPIIFSMARLDTVKNLTGLTEWYGKNKRLRSLVNLVIVGAFFNPSKSKDREEMAEIKKMHALIEKYQLKGQIRWIAAQTDRNRNGELYRCIADTKGAFVQPALYEAFGLTVIEAMNCGLPTFATNQGGPAEIIVDGVSGFHINPTNGDESSNKIADFFEKCKTNPAYWNQFSADGLKRINECYTWKIYANKVLNMGCMYGFWKQLNKDQKQAKQRYIQAFYNLMFRNLVKNVPLASDETQQPDSKPAGKPQPTPSTKRSQSRLQRLFGA; encoded by the exons atgaCGTCTACATCGACCGGGAAGCTTAGTGACTCCATAGCTGACAACATACGCAATGCCTTGAAGCAGAGCCAGTCTTACATGAAACGTTGCTTTTCTAAGTACATGGAGAAAGGAAAAAGGGTTTTGAAAGCCCATGAATTGAGGGATGAATTTGAAAAAGTAATGGATGATAAAAATGAGACCTTGGGTACCATGTTTTCTTCAGCTCAG GAAGCGGTTGTTACTCCACCTTATGTCACCTTTGCCGTAAGACCGACTCCGGGATGTTGGGAGTTTGTTAAGGTGAACTCCGTCGATCTCTCCGACGTCAAACAAATATCCTCCGCTGAGTACCTGAAACTCAAAGAGACGATCGCCGATGAGAATTG GTCGAAAGATGAAAATGCATTAGAGGTGGATTTTGAAGCATTTGATTTCTCGATGCCAAAATTAACATTGGCTTCTTCTATTGGAAAAGGACTTAATTTTGTGTCAAAGTACATCACTTCTAAGCTAAGTGGATCTGTGGATAATGCCCAGCCCCTTGTAGATTACTTACTCTCACTCGAATATCAAGGAGag AAACTTATGATAAACGAGACACTTAACACAGCAGCAAAGCTTCAATTGGCTCTTATAGTAGCTGAAGTTTCCCTCTCAGATCTTCCTAGGGATACCCCATACCAGAGTATTGAGCTAAG GTTCAAGGAGTGGGGATTCGAGAGAGGGTGGGGTGATACGGTTGAAAGAGTGCATGAAACGATACGGTCACTCTCGGAAGTGTTGCAAGCACCTGATCCACAGAATTTGGAAAAGCTTTTTAGCAAACTTCCCACCATATTCAAGGTTGTAATCTTCTCTCCTCATGGATATTTTGGACAATCAGATGTGCTTGGTTTGCCAGACACTGGTGGACAGGTTGTTTATATTTTGGACCAAGTGAGGGCCATGGAGGAAGAATTGGTTCTCAAAATCAAATCCCAAGGCCTCAATATTAAGCCTCAAATCTTAGTG GTCACAAGACTCATACCTGATGCCCGAGGAACTAAGTGCAACCAAGAGAGGGAGTCCATCATCGGCACCAAATACAGTCAGATCCTCCGAGTGCCTTTCAGGACTGAAACCGGTATCCTACGCCGATGGGTTTCGCGTTTCGACATTTATCCTTATCTCGAGACGTTTGCTCAG GATGTTACATCCAAGATCTTGGATGCAATGGAGGGTAAACCAGACCTTATTATTGGAAACTACACTGATGGGAACTTAGTATCATCTCTAGTAGCTAGCAAACTTGGGATAACACAG GCTACGATTGCGCATGCTTTAGAGAAGACGAAATACGAGGATTCAGACATCAAGTGGAAGGAACTTGACCCAAAGTATCATTTTTCATGTCAATTCATTGCTGATACAATTGCAATGAATGCTGCAGATTTCATTATAGCAAGCACATACCAGGAGATTGCAGGGAG CAAAGAGAGACCTGGACAATATGAGAGCCATGCTGCATTTACACTCCCAGGGCTCTGTAGAGTTGTTTCAGGCATCAATGTTTATGACCCTAAGTTCAACATCGCTGCTCCCGGTGCCGATCAATCTGTGTATTTCCCGTATACGGAGACCGGAAAACGATTCACATCATTTCATCCTGCAATTGAAGAACTTCTGTACAGTAAAGTGGATAATGATGAACACAT TGGTTATCTAGCAGACAGGAAGAAACCTATAATTTTCTCAATGGCAAGACTTGATACAGTGAAGAACTTGACTGGATTAACTGAATGGTACGGTAAAAACAAAAGGCTAAGAAGCTTGGTCAACCTTGTAATAGTAGGAGCCTTCTTTAATCCCTCTAAATCAAAAGATAGAGAAGAAATGGCTGAAATAAAAAAGATGCACGCACTCATAGAGAAATACCAACTCAAGGGCCAAATCCGATGGATAGCCGCGCAGACAGACCGTAACCGAAACGGCGAACTCTACCGTTGCATTGCCGATACAAAGGGTGCATTTGTTCAGCCAGCTTTATATGAAGCATTCGGTCTTACAGTGATCGAAGCAATGAACTGCGGTTTGCCGACCTTCGCAACCAATCAAGGAGGCCCTGCTGAGATCATTGTGGACGGAGTTTCCGGTTTCCATATTAATCCCACAAATGGAGATGAATCAAGCAACAAAATTGCTGATTTCTTTGAGAAATGCAAAACCAATCCTGCATATTGGAATCAGTTCTCAGCTGATGGATTGAAACGCATAAATGAATG CTATACCTGGAAAATATATGCAAACAAGGTATTAAATATGGGATGCATGTATGGGTTTTGGAAACAATTGAACAAAGATCAGAAACAAGCTAAACAGAGAtacattcaagcattttataaTCTAATGTTCAGGAatctg GTAAAAAATGTTCCTTTAGCAAGTGATGAAACTCAGCAACCAGACTCAAAGCCAGCAGGCAAACCACAGCCTACACCGAG CACCAAGCGATCGCAGTCACGACTTCAAAG GTTGTTCGGAGCTTAG